TCAAAATGGTATAGTCTAGGTTTTTTTGTAAGATATTTTTCAATGATTTTTTTTCAGTTTCCTCGCAATGTGCTATGATTTTTACACCAGAAGGATTGAGTTTTATAAAATCTTTAAAAGATACAGCATCATTTATTTTGGGTAAAAAAACAGCGTTTGATTGTTTCATAGCAGTTAACACTATTTTTTCAAAACGTTCTTTATTAATGTTTTTTCGTTCTGATCGATCACAAAACACAGGTGTGATTTCATGAACTCCAATTTCGGTTGCTTTTTCAAGGAACCATTCATAACGGTCGTTCATTTTGGTAGGAGCAACTGCAAGATGAAGTTTAAAAGTTGAAGGTGCTATTTGTATCAACGAAATAATATCAACAGTGCATTTATTGTCTGATGCTAATGTTATTTGTGTTGTAAATAATAAACCATTACCATTAGTAACATGAAGAATATCTGCATCTTTCTTGCGTAAAACTTTTATTATGTGTTTGCTTTCTTCTTTGTCAAATGAAAAATTTTGAGTGTTTTCATCTATTGTAGGGTTGTAAAATAATTGCATAGTTTTTTTAAAATTGTATTCTAGCTTTTGAAACTACATTTGAGTTTTCAAATGTTTGTGATAAATATTTTTGATATCCTACAATTCCTATCATTGCAGCGTTATCGGTTGTGTATTCAAATTTTGGTATATAGGTTTTCCAACCGTATTTTTTTTCGGTTTCCTTTAAAGTAGTCCTTATGCCGGAGTTTGCAGATACGCCGCCTCCAATTGCAATTTGTTTAATACCTGTTTCTTTTACAGCAAGCTTTATTTTATCCATTAAAATTTCTATAATAGTATGCTGTATTGATGCGCAAATATCATTTAGGTTTTCCGTTACAAAATTTGGATTTTCGGCTGTTCTCTTTTGAATAAAATAGAGAATTGCAGTCTTTAATCCTGAAAAACTAAAATCTAATCCAGCGACCTTAGGCTTAGTAAATGGAAATGCTTTTGGATTACCTAGTTGAGCATATTTGTCTATTAAAGGACCGCCAGGATAGGGAAGTCCAAGGATTTTGGCACTTTTATCAAATGCTTCGCCTACAGCATCATCAGTGGTTTCGCCAATTATGGTCATGGTAAAATAATCTTCTACCTTTATAATTTGAGTATGGCCTCCACTTATAGTTAATGCTAAAAATGGAAAGCTTGGTTTTTCAAATCCTTCTTCATCAATAAAATGCGCTAAAACATGAGCTTGCATGTGATTTATTGCAAGAAGCGGAATGTTTAAGGCTAGAGCCAATGATTTTGCAAAAGAGCTTCCTACCAGCAAGGAGCCCATAAGGCCAGGACCTTGTGTGAATGCAATTGCAGATAGCTGTTCTTTTTGTATATTTGCTTTTTTAAGTGCAGCATCTACTACAGGAACAATGTTTTGTTGATGAGCTCTAGAGGCAAGTTCAGGAACAACACCCCCGTATTGATTGTGAATAAGTTGGTTTGCTACAACATTTGATAGTACTTTGTCGTTTTTTAAAACTGCAGCGGCGGTATCATCGCAAGAACTTTCTATTGCAAGTATAAAAACCTCAGGATTTTGCATAAATGGGTATGAATTTTGAGTTACAATTTGTACGTGTTGTACGGATAACATTTGTAATTTTCAAAATTAGAGAATTTTTAGCAAAGGAAGTTGTGTTTGCAAAAGCAAAATTAAATTTTAAATGAATAAATTCAATTAAGTATCAAAAAAGTAATTAAAATAGTTTTTCGGGTGTTGCTTGGGCTAGTAGTATTGCTGCTTATTGCAGGTATTGCTCTTACAATGCCTGCCGTGCAAACTCGCATTGCACGTTATTTTACAGATACTGTAAATAAAGATTTTGGTACTAATATAAATGTTGAAGGTGTTTCAATTTCTGTTTTTGGAGGCGTTAAATTTAAAAATGTCCTAATAAGAGACCATCGAAAGGATACTTTGATATATTCTGAGCGCATTGCTACCACCATTCTTGAAGGCAAAAAAATGCTAAATGGAGATCTTATTTTTGATAATCTGGATGTATACGGACTACTTTTTAACTTAAAAACATATAAGGGAGAAAAAGAGACCAATATAGATAAATTCATTAATTCATTTGAAACTGGAAAAAGTTCCAATCGAAAATTTTTAATGAAAGCCAATACTTTACAAATTTATGATGGAAGGTTTATATTAATTGATGAAAACAGAGAAATCCCAAAAGATGTAGATTTTACAAAATTGAATGCATCGGTTACTGATTTTTTAATTTTTGGACCAGAAGTTTCTACCAGTATTAATAAGATGTCCTTTCTAGATTTTAGAGGATTGTATGTTAAAAATTTGAAATCGAAATTTTCATATTCCAAAAAAAATATCAAACTTGAAAAACTAGATTTGCAAACTAAGGAATCCTCACTCAAAGGAGAAGTTGTTCTTAAGTACAAAATTGAAGATTTTTCTAATTTTAATGATAAAGTAGTGTTTGATATTCAACTTGATGCAGCATCTATTGCATCTAATGATATTCGGCATTTTTACAAAGAATTAGGTAAAAACCAGCATTTCAATTTAAAATCAAAGATCAAGGGAACGCTGAATGATTTGCAGTTTTATAAGTTGAATTTAATTGATGATCGAAAAACACAGTTAATAGGAGATATCAATTTCAAGAATTTATTTGCTAGAAAAGGACAACAATTTTCAATGTTTTCTAAGTTTGATAAATTAACTTCTACTTATGAGGATTTAGTGGTTATTTTGCCCAACATTTTAGGCAATAAACTGCCTACTTCTCTGCAAAAATTAGGACGTTTTACAACTGAAGGTACAGCATCTGTTACAACAACAGCCGTTGAAGCTGATTTTTCTATGATGACAGCTTTAGGGAAGGTAACTTCAGATTTATACATTAATAATATCAATGAAATTGATAAAGCTTCCTACATTGGTACTGTAATCTTAGAAGATTTTGATCTAGGGAATATGATTGATCAGAAAGATTTAGGAAAAGTTTCTCTTGATATTAACGTTGATGGTCAAGGGTTTAATCAAAAATATTTGAACACTGCGTTGAATGGTCAAGTTAGCCAAATAGAGTTTAAAGGTTATAATTATACAAATATTACTTTAAACGGTAATCTTGCGAGTCCTAATTACATTGGAGACATCCAGATTGATGATCCTAATTTGAAAATGACTTTTGATGGCGCTTTAGATTTAAGTAAAAAAGATAGTAAATATGATTTTCAAATTAATGTAATCAATGCCGATTTGAAAAAATTGAAATTGATGAATGATCCTGTTTCTGTTTTCAAAGGTGATGTTGAAGTACAAGCATCTGGGAATTCAATAGAAAATTTTGAGGGAACTGTTTTTATCAATAAAACATCTTATAAAAACGCTAAGG
This portion of the Flavobacterium sp. CECT 9288 genome encodes:
- a CDS encoding 16S rRNA (uracil(1498)-N(3))-methyltransferase: MQLFYNPTIDENTQNFSFDKEESKHIIKVLRKKDADILHVTNGNGLLFTTQITLASDNKCTVDIISLIQIAPSTFKLHLAVAPTKMNDRYEWFLEKATEIGVHEITPVFCDRSERKNINKERFEKIVLTAMKQSNAVFLPKINDAVSFKDFIKLNPSGVKIIAHCEETEKKSLKNILQKNLDYTILIGPEGDFSEKEIQLALENEYTPVMLGETRLRTETAAIVACHSVIFTNEN
- the tsaD gene encoding tRNA (adenosine(37)-N6)-threonylcarbamoyltransferase complex transferase subunit TsaD, translating into MQNPEVFILAIESSCDDTAAAVLKNDKVLSNVVANQLIHNQYGGVVPELASRAHQQNIVPVVDAALKKANIQKEQLSAIAFTQGPGLMGSLLVGSSFAKSLALALNIPLLAINHMQAHVLAHFIDEEGFEKPSFPFLALTISGGHTQIIKVEDYFTMTIIGETTDDAVGEAFDKSAKILGLPYPGGPLIDKYAQLGNPKAFPFTKPKVAGLDFSFSGLKTAILYFIQKRTAENPNFVTENLNDICASIQHTIIEILMDKIKLAVKETGIKQIAIGGGVSANSGIRTTLKETEKKYGWKTYIPKFEYTTDNAAMIGIVGYQKYLSQTFENSNVVSKARIQF